AGAACAGGCATCAAAAGGATCATATTCAAAGATGTTGATCGGAGAACGTAACCTAGACTTATGTTCTCAAGTAAGGAGAGGTAACAACGGCGATTTAATCCGGCGGAGCGCCAGCTTCCATACAAGCTGTTATCGTAAATTCGGGTCGCGAACGCGACAAGGAAAACGCCCTCACCGAGGGGTCATGCGGACCTCCGGCTGAGAGCGCCTGACGCCCCAGCCGAGGGAGTCGTGGACCTCAGCCAGGGCGCTTGCGAGGGTAAGGGCCCCGCCTTGATTGGGCTGATACGCGACCGCCCAGTGCCGGCATCCTGCTACAGCCACGGTTAAAGTTCGGTTTGTAACTTCCACGATCTACAAGTCTCGATATCCTTGCCGCCGCTTTGTACTCGCCAGCGCCTCCAGAGCTTCCGCCGCCTCACTCTCGGTCGAGAACTCCGTCACGGACTCTTGCCCCCGTGTCCCGACCCTCCCCCAATGGCAGACGAGGCGCACGACGCCGAACAAGTCTCTCTCGATCATGAGCGAGTAAAACCGCCTGGCGCCGTGCTCCGGGTCGATTCGATGCAGCACGAGATGATGCTTGATAGGAGAGCGGAGTTCGTCAGGCATCGAGCGAATATCTCAGGTTCGCCATTCCAAAGGGCAGCGGTAGGGTGATAGTCTCGCCGGAACAAGCCACATCATTGCAATCAGGAACTCGCCAGCCATGACCTCTCGAATATTCCTGATTGCGCATGTCGTGACCATGGTTCTTGGCACGGCTGCTTTTTGGCAGCTCGTGATGCCGGCACATCCCTGGGAGGCCCTAGCAGACGGGATCAGTGCCTCGGCCGTTGCCGGATGGGCTGAAATCATGGCCTTCCGTTTCGGTACGTAGGACACCCTAGAACCGGAACGCCGTGCTTTCGATTGTGTCCCCAAGAGTCATAGGGCCGTCGTCGTAGAGCTGGGCATCCAAGGATGCATGGGCGCCTTTCTCCGGGAACATGGCGTAAGCCTTGGTGCGGTACTCTTTGACGTGACCGGCGAGGTCGGAGAACTGGATCTTGCGGTCCAAGGTGTCGAGGATCAGGCTCATCACCATTTCCTCGCGTATCTGCGGCGGGATGCTCTTGGGCACGAGAGCATCAACCGTCTCATAGAGGGTTTCGCGCTGCTCCACCGAGAGAGCTTTCGTCTTGCTAAGCCCGCGCCTGTTGATCGTACTCAGGCCCAACTCCCGAACCTTATTGACGATGCTCCACTTGCTGCGTTGAAGCTTGAACATGCAGTAAGGCTTGCCCCGGTCAGGATAATGCCGGCGCAGGAACGCAATCTCCCCCTTGCTCCAAGCACCCTCCCGATAT
This DNA window, taken from Microvirga terrae, encodes the following:
- a CDS encoding WGR domain-containing protein, translating into MPDELRSPIKHHLVLHRIDPEHGARRFYSLMIERDLFGVVRLVCHWGRVGTRGQESVTEFSTESEAAEALEALASTKRRQGYRDL